DNA sequence from the Streptomyces canus genome:
GGACAACGACTGGCCGTCCGACCACGCCGCGGTGATCACCACATTTTCGCTGGGCAGCGGGCCCGGGACTGTCTAACATCGGTGCCATGACCTGGCGACATTGATCCACCAGCCGTGCCTCCCGAGGGCCACCTCGGACGCCGTACCGACGACGTCCGAACCGCCCTTCCGGGAAGGCCTCATGACACTCTCACCCGCACGTGTGCCCGCGACCGGCGTCCGCCGGCTGACGACCACGCTGTACGGCTACGCGTTCCTCGACGATCTCGTCCTGCTCTACCCGGTGTACGCGCTGCTGTTCGCCGACACCGGCCTGCCGCTCTGGCAGATCTCCTCACTGTTCGCCCTGTGGTCGATCACGGCCGTCGTCCTCGAGGTGCCCTCCGGCGCCTGGGCCGACACCGTCTCGCGCCGCAGGCTGCTGTGGATCGGCCCGCTGCTCACGGCCGTCGGCTTCACGCTGTGGGTGACCATCCCGTCGTACGGGGCCTTCGCGGTGGGCTTCATGCTGTGGGGTGCCGGCGGCGCGCTCGGCTCGGGTGCGCTGGAAGCCCTCGTGTACGACGAGCTGGAGCGACTCGGGGGCGCCGAGCGGTACGCGCGCGTGATGGGGCGGGCCCGGGCGGCCCGGCTGCTGGCCACCGTCGTGGCGATGGGCCTCGCCGGACCGGTCCTCGCACTGGGCGGTTACGAGGCCGTGGGCGCCGCGAGTGTCCTGGCCTGTCTGCTGGCCGCGGTGACGGCGACCCGGCTGCCGGAACACCGGGTACCGGCCGAGAAGGGGAGCACGCGCTGGGCGGCGACCCTGCGGGCCGGTGTCGCCGAGGCTCGTGGGGACCGGACCGTCCGGGGCGCCCTGCTGCTCGTCCCGGCCGTCGCCGCGGTGTGGGGCGCGCTCGACGAGTACGTCTCGCTGCTGATCCGCGACCTCGGCGTGGCCGACGCGACCGTGCCCTATCTGGTCCTGCTGGTCTGGGCGATCGTCACCGTCGGCAGCCTGTTCGCCGGGCCGGCCGAGCGCCTGGGCACCCGGGGCCTCGCCGCCATGATCGCGGGCTCCGCACTCGCCCTCGCCATGGGCGCCGGGGTCCGCACCCCCGCCGGCATCGTTCTCGTGGGCCTCGCCTTCGCGGGCTTCCAGCTGGCCGAGGTGCTCGCCGACGTCAGGCTCCAGCACCGCATCGACGACGCCCGCCGGGCCACGCTGACCTCGGTGGCGAGCCTGGGCACGGAACTGGTCACGGTCGCCGTGTTCGGTGCGTACACCCTGCTCGGGGCGTCCCTGGCGCACAGCACGGTGTTCGTGATCCTCTCGGTGCCGTATCTGGTGACGGCGCTGGTGCTGGGCCGGGGCGGCGGCGCACGCAACGAATCGCCGGGGGGCCGCCCGCGCACGCAATGAAACGCTTACCGGCGCGCAACGGCTCCTCCTTGTCCGCCCTGGTGAGCCGCCCGTACCGTCTAGGTGGCCCCTCTCTGTGGCCCCCACGACCACCTTCCGCCCCGGTGAGGATCACGCATGCGCACCGCCCTGCTCCAGAGCTCCGGCCGCCCCGGCTCCGTCGAGGGGAACCTCAAGGTCCTCGACGAGGCCGCGGGCCGGGCCGCCGCCGCGGGCGCCGCGCTGCTGGCCGCGCCGGAGATGTTCCTCACCGGGTACGCGATCGGCGACGACATCGCCCGCCTCGCCGAACCGGCCGACGGCGACTCCGCGGACACGGTCGCGGAGATCGCCGAGCGGCACGGGATCGCGATCGCGTACGGCTATCCCGAACGTGTCTCCCACGCGGTTCACAACTCCGCCCAGCTGATCTCCGCCGACGGTGTCCGTCTCGCGAACTATCGCAAGACCCACCTCTTCGGCTGCTTCGAGCGCGACCACTTCGAGCCCGGTGAACAGCCGGTGATCCAGGCGGAGCTGGGCGGACTCACCGTCGGCCTCATGATCTGCTACGACGTCGAGTTCCCGGAGAACGTCCGCGCCCACGCCCTCGCCGGTACCGACCTCCTCCTCGTGCCGACGGCCCAGATGCACCCGTTCCAGTTCGTCGCCGAGTCCCTCGTGCCGGTGCGGGCCTGGGAGAGCCAGATGTACGTCGCCTACGTCAACCGGGTCGGCCAGGAAGGGGAGTTCGAGTTCGTCGGGCTCTCCACGCTGGCCGGCCCCGACGGGGTGGCCCGGGCCCGCGCCGGACACGGCGAGGAGCTGGTGTTCGCCGACGCCGACGCCGCCCTGCTGGCCGACTCCCGTGCGGCGAACCCGTATCTGACGGACCGCCGGCCCGGCCTCTACAGGTCCCTCGTCTGACGTCCGAACCACCCTCATCGCTTCAAGGAGTCCGTACCCCATGACGTCCACCGTGCCCAACGCCGTCGAGCACGCAGACGCGCAGCAGCCGCCGATCACCATGTTCGGGCCGGACTTCCCGTACGCCTACGACGACTTCCTCGCCCACCCGGCGGGCCTCGGTCAGATACCGGCGACCGAGCACGGCACCGAGGTCGCGGTGATCGGCGGCGGTCTCTCCGGCATCGTGGCCGCGTACGAGCTGATGAAGATGGGCCTCAGGCCGGTGGTGTACGAGGCCGACCGGATCGGCGGGCGGCTGCGGACCGTCGGCTTCGACGGCCAGGGCACCCAGGGACTCACCGCCGAGATGGGCGCGATGCGCTTCCCGCCCTCCTCGACGGCGCTCCAGCACTACATCGACCTCGTCGGCCTGGAGACCCGTCCCTTCCCCAACCCCCTCGCGGAGGCGACCCCTTCGACGGTCGTCGACCTCAAGGGCGAGTCCCACTACGCCGAGACGATCGCCGATCTCCCGCAGGTCTACCGCGATGTCGCCGAGGCCTGGAACAGGTGCCTCGAAGAGGGCGCCGACTTCACCGACATGAACCGGGCCCTGCGCGAGCGGGACGTGCCGCGCATCCGCGAGATCTGGGCACGGCTCGTCGAGAAGCTCGACAACCAGACCTTCTACGGATTCCTCTGCGACTCGGAGGCGTTCAGGTCCTTCCGCCACCGCGAGATCTTCGGGCAGGTCGGCTTCGGCACCGGCGGCTGGGACACCGACTTCCCCAACTCCATCCTGGAGATCCTGCGCGTCGTCTACACCGAGGCCGACGACCACCACCGGGGGATCGTGGGGGGTTCCCAGCAGCTGCCGCTCAGGCTGTGGGAGCGCGAGCCGGAGAAGATCGTGCACTGGGCCCAGGGCACCTCGCTCGCGGCACTGCACCAGGGTGGCGAGCCCCGCCCGGCGGTCACCCGCCTGCACCGCACGGCCGGCAACCGGATCACCGTGACGGACGCGCGAGGAGACATCCGCACCTATGCGGCGGCGATCTTCACCGCCCAGTCCTGGATGCTGCTGTCGAAGATCGCATGCGACGACTCGCTCTTCCCGATCGACCACTGGACGGCGATCGAGCGCACCCACTACATGGAGTCCAGCAAGCTGTTCGTGCCCGTCGACCGGCCGTTCTGGCTCGACAAGGACGAGGAAACCGGGCGTGACGTCATGTCGATGACGCTCACCGACCGGATGACGCGCGGGACTTACCTCCTCGACGACGGTCCCGACAAGCCCGCCGTCATCTGCCTCTCCTACACCTGGTGCGACGACAGCCTGAAGTGGCTCCCGCTGTCCGCGAACGAGCGGATGGAGGTCATGCTGAAGTCGCTCGGCGAGATCTATCCCAAGGTCGACATCAGGAAGCACGTCATCGGCAACCCGGTGACCGTCTCCTGGGAGAACGAGCCCTACTTCATGGGCGCGTTCAAGGCCAACCTGCCCGGCCACTACCGCTACCAGCGGCGCCTGTTCACGCACTTCATGCAGGACCGGCTGCCCGAGGACAAGCGGGGCGTCTTCCTCGCCGGCGACGACATCTCCTGGACGGCCGGCTGGGCCGAGGGCGCGATCCAGACCGCGCTGAACGCGGTCTGGGGCGTCATGCACCACTTCGGCGGCGAGACCGACGCGACCAACCCGGGTCCGGGGGACGTGTACGAGGAGATCGCGCCGGTCGAGCTTCCCGAGGACTAGCGCCGAGGCACGGGATCCCGACGGCACGCGCCTACTCGTACAGCTCGGCGGCGAGGTCACGCAACTGACGCCACTCCTCGGCGAGTTGCCGATGCCCGACCAGGACGTTGGGCATCCAGCCGTCGGCCCGGTCGACCGGCCGGAGCATCGCCTTCCTGTTGTAGGAGGGCAGTAGGACGGATCGGCTACGAGGATGTGCGCTCCATTGCGTCGGGTCGCATCGAGCGGTTCACCGGCCAACGTAAGCCGGACACACGTGAGGTGGTTCAGTCTGGCAGCGGAGTGAGCAGCATGCGTCCCGCGAATCCCACCGCCGTGTCCAGGCGCTGGGTGAACTCCTCGGCCACGTCGGGCAGTCCGCGCAGCGCCCACAGGGCCCGTGCCGCGGTCCAGGTGGCCTCGCGGGCGCGCTCCAGGCTCCAGGCGCCGAGCAGATGGGTGAGCGGATCGGCGATCTGCAGCAGGTCGGGGCCCGGCATCAGATCTTCGCGGATGCGCTCCTCCAGCGAGACGAGGAGATCACCCACGCGGTCGAACTCGTCCTCCACGTCGGCGGGTTCGCAGTCGAGGCTACGACAGGTGTCCACGACGGCGAGCGCCAGGTCGTGGCCGATGTGCGCGTTGATGCCCGCGAGCGCGAACTGCAGTGGTCGTACGCCGGGATGACGGCGGAACTGGAACAGGGGCCGCCAGCAGGCCGGCGGACGGCGTTCGCGGGCGACCGCGTCCACCGCCGCGAGATAGCGCTCCGCGAACCGCACGTCCAGCGTGATCGCGGCCCGGGCGTCCGCGAACCGGCCTCCGTCGACGCACCGGTCGACCGCCTCGGTGACGGCGAGGTAGACACGGTTGAAGACCGCTACGCCGTCCCGGTCCGGCAGGTCCTCCTCCAGGGCGCGCATACGGGAGACGACCGCGTCGAGGGGAGTGGTGAACTGTTCCAATTGCGCCATAGCGGCAGGGTCCCAGTCCTAGGGTGGCCGGAGTACCGGCGGGCCCGACGCTTCCCCAGAACGGGGGAACATTCCCTGCCGTGCGAGGGGGCGACAGGGTGTCAGGCCTACGTGCCCAGCGGCTGGCCGCGCGCCGGGCCGCGCGCAGGCGCGCCATGGGCCGCGGCGCGATGGTCGCGGCGGCCTCCGTGGTGGTCGCCGTCGGCACCGCGACCGGGATGCTCTCCGCGCTCGGCGACCGGGGCGGCTCCGACGAGGCGCGGCCGGGGCTCGTCAGCGGCTCCCCGAGCCCGGACTCGACGCCCGTCCTACCGTCGGCGTCCGAGCCGGCCCCTCCCTCCGCCTCCGCCCCTGCCTCGCCCTCGGCGAAGGTGAGCGCGTCCCCGTCCCCCGAGAAGGCGAGCCCCGGTTACGGGAAGACCCGGACCAGCACCGCCACCCGCCTCTACCGCTACCCCTCCTCCCAGGTGCTCGACTGGGTGCAGGACAATCCGCGCGACCGGCGTGCCTATGTCATAGAGTCCCGCATCGCCGACCGGCCGGCCGCCGTCTGGTTCGCCGACTACGCCCCGGCGACCATCACCTCCAGGGTCCGCGCGGTCACGTCGGGAGGTGCCGCGCACGACCGGGTCCCGGTGGTCGTGGCGTACGCGATCCCTGACCGTGACTGCGGCGGCGCCTCCCAGGGCGGGGCGCCGGACCTCGGGGCGTACGACGCCTGGATCGACAGGTTCGCCGCCGGGCTCGGCTCCGGCGAGGTCGTCGTGGTCCTGGAGCCCGACTCGATCGCCCAGTCGGAGTGCCTCCCGGCCGCTCGAAGGGCAGACCGCTTCGCCTCGCTGGCCCGCGCGGGCCGGGTCCTGAAGGCCGCGAACCCCGAGGCACGCGTCTACTACGACGCCGGTCACTCCGGCTGGCGTCCGGCGGCCGAGCAGGCGGCCCTGCTGAAGCAGGCGGGCGCAGCCTCGGCCGCCTCCTCCGACGGGATCTTCAGCAATGTCTCCAACTTCCACACCACGGCTGCCGAGATCGCCTACGACCGCCAGATCCTCGACGCCCTGGACGGACCGCCCGGCCTGGGCGCCGTCATCGACACCAGCCGCAACGGCAACGGTGCGCCGCCCGGCGGCGAGTGGTGCGACCCGCCCGGCCGGAAGATCGGTCGGGCACCGACTCTGGACACCGGCGAGCCGAGGATCGACGCCTATCTGTGGGTGAAGCTCCCGGGGGAATCGGACGGCTGCAAGGGGACACCGGGCACGTTCAGCCCGTCGTACGCCTATGAGCTGGCCTCGCCCTAGAGCTACGGCTTCAGGACTGCCGGTCGGGAACTGCCGCGGCCGTGGGGCTCAGCTTCGGGCGGTCGCGGTCTCCGGCGCGCAGGACGCCCGCGAAGGCGACGAGGCCCCCGGCCAGGACGGTCACCAGGACGAAGGAGACCGTCAGGTTGGTGGCCTGGGCCACCCCGCCCAGCAGGCTCGGCGCGATGAGCCCCGAGGTGTAGGTGATGGTCGCGACGCCCGCGATGGCCTGGCTCGGATTGGGCCCGCTGCGCCCCGCCGCCGCGAAGCACAGTGGCACGACCACCGCGATGCCGAGACCCATCAGGGCGAAGCCGGTCATGGCCACCGCCGGATGGTTCGCGACGACGATGAGCAGCCCGCCGCCGGCGGCCAGGACACCGCCCAGGCGGACCGTGCGGACCGACCCGAAGCGGTTGACCACGGCGTCGCCCGCGATCCGGGCCACCGCCATGGTGAGCATGAAGCCGGTCGTGCAGGCGGCGGCGAGTCCTGCCGAGGAGTCCAGCCGGTCCTTGAGATACACGGCGGACCAGTCCAGGCTCGCCCCCTCCGCGAACACCGCGCAGAAACCGACCGTACCGATCAACAGGGCCGACTTCGGGGGCAGCGCGAACCGGGGCGGCGGCTCCTCGTCCGCACCGGCCTGCACGTCGAGGACCCACCGGCAGGCCAGCACACCGAGCACGGTGAGGCAGGCCGTCGCCAGCGCGAAGTGCACGCGCGCGTCCGCGCCCAGATGCGCGGCGAGCGTGCCGCCCGCCGAGCCGACAAGCGCACCCGCGCTCCACATGCCGTGCAACCCGGACATGATCGACTTGCCCAGCAGGTTCTCCACCTCGACACCCAGCGCGTTCATGACCACGTCGGCCATACCGGCGCTCGCGCCGTACACGAACATCGCCAGGCACAAGGTGTAGAGGTTGGGCGCGAGCGCGGGCAGAACGAGGGACAGCGTCCACAGCACGATCAGCCCGCGCAGGGCCGTCCGGCTGCCGAAGCGGTGGCTGACCCGGGCCGCCAACGGCATCGCGCAGGACGCGCCGAACGCCGTGAAGGCCAGGGCGAAGCCCAGTTGACCCGCGCCGACCGAGGCATGGTCCTGGATCCAGGGCACCCGCGTCGCGAACGAACCGGTCACGGCCCCGTGCACGGCGAACACGGCGGCCACGGCGTACCGGGCCCGCCGTACCTCTGCCGACGCGCGCACCACATCGCTCATTGTCGGGCCCCTCCCCGGATCCTCGTCGTCCCGCTGCCGCCGCGTAAACTATCAGGAACCCTGCCTGATAGATAGCGCACTTTCGGCACTGCGAATCTGAGAGGATTCCCGGCATGCCCGCATCCCCGAGCACCGCCCGGGCCATCAACGACCGGCTCGCCCTGCGACTGCTCCAGCAGGAAGGCCCGCTGACGGCAGGGCAGTTGAAGCAGCTCACCGGACTGTCCCGGCCGAGCGTCGCCGACCTCGTCGAGCGCCTCGCCGCCGCCGGACTGATCGACGTGGTCGGGGAGTCGGGGGAGCAGCGCCGCGGCCCCAACGCCAGGCTGTACGGCATCGTCGCCGACCAGGCCCACCTCGCGGCTCTCGACGTGCGCACCGAGGGTGTCTCCGTCGTCGTCTCCGACCTGCTGGGTCGGGTGCTGGCCGAGGCGTCGGTGCCCATCGAAGGGGACATGGGGACCGGGCCCGCGGTCGAGCGGGCGGTCGCGCTGGTCGAGCGCGCGGCGAAGGAGGCGGGGGTGCCGGAACTCCATACCGTCGGCATCGGCGCTCCCGGCCTCATCGACCCGGTCACCGGCGAGCTCCGCGACTCCGGTGGCCTGCCCGAATGGCACCGGCGCCTGGTGCTGGCGTTGCAGGAGCGGCTCCCGAACACGCGCATCCACGTCGAGAACGAGACCAACCTCGCGGCGCTGGCGGAGCAGCGCGACGGGGCGGCCCGGGACCGGGACACCTTCGTCCTGCTGTGGCTCGGCCACGGCACGGGCGCGGCGGTCGTCCTGGACGGCATCCTGCGCCGGGGCGCGTCGGGCGGCACCGGGGAGATCGGTTTCCTGCCGGTGCCGGGGACGGTGGGACTGCCCTCCGCGGTGGACTGTGAGGGGGGCTTCCACTCCCTCGCGGGGTCGTCGGCGATCGTGAGACTGGCGGAGCGGCACGGGCCGGCGGTCGAGGTGGACGGGCACGAGCCTCCGGCCGCGCACGTGGTGCGGGAGGCGGTGGCCGACGGCTCGGCGGACTTCCTCGACGCCCTCGCGGACCGCCTGGCCATAGGGGTCGCGTCGGTCGTGGCCATTCTCGATCCGGGTTGCCTGGTCCTGGGCGGCGAGGTGGGCCGGGCCGGCGGGGCGGACCTCGCGGCACGGGTGGAAAGCCGGGTCCGCCGTATGTCACCTCTGGCCACGGAGGTGAGAGCGAGCACGCTGGGCGGAGAAGCGGTCCTGCGAGGAGCCCTGCTCACGGCGAGAGACAGGGCTCAGGACGACTTGTTCGCACCGCGCTAGGGTCGCGGGGCCCGCAGGTGGTGGCCCCCCAGGGGGAGGCCCGGCGGCGGGCAAGGGCCGTCGTCACCGCCGCCGGACCCGTCTCTACGGGTGTCCACGCAAGGCGACCCTAAAAAGGACTAGACCAATAGTCAATGGATCTGCGCCATCCGCCACTTGGGAGTGCGGGCCTGAAATGTCCATCGGTACTGTCTGTGAGCCACCCCACACCCTTCGCCCATATGGACGTCGATCAGGCGTGGCACACTGGCTCTGTACCAGAAGCAGCGCACTCCGGGGTCGGTGAAAGTCCGAACCGGCGGTTACAGTCCGCGACCCGACCGCTTCCAGCGGCCGGTTGACCAGGTGAAATTCCTGGACCGACGGTTAAAGTCCGGATGGGAGGCAGTGCGCGGCGGGCGGGCATTCGTGCGCGCCGCCGTATCGGTCCGTCCTTCGGGACGGGTGCGTCCGGCGTCGCCCCCGGTGTCCCTGCTCGTTTCATTCTGTCGTCATCGACAGCCCCGGAGTCCGTGCCCCCATGAGGCAGGGAGGACCCGGGACGTGTTCACCGGAATCGTCGAAGAGCTGGGCGAGATCACCGCCGTCGAGAACCTCGGCGACGCCTGTCGCTTCCGACTGCGCGGCCCCGTCGTCACCGAGGGCGCGAAACACGGGGACTCCATCGCCGTCAACGGCGTCTGCCTCACCGTCGTCGACCACGAGGGCGACGAGTTCACCGCCGACGTGATGGCCGAGACCCTCGACCGATCGAGCCTCGGCGCCCTGGGTGTCGGCTCCCGCGTCAACCTCGAGCGTCCCA
Encoded proteins:
- a CDS encoding MFS transporter; the protein is MTLSPARVPATGVRRLTTTLYGYAFLDDLVLLYPVYALLFADTGLPLWQISSLFALWSITAVVLEVPSGAWADTVSRRRLLWIGPLLTAVGFTLWVTIPSYGAFAVGFMLWGAGGALGSGALEALVYDELERLGGAERYARVMGRARAARLLATVVAMGLAGPVLALGGYEAVGAASVLACLLAAVTATRLPEHRVPAEKGSTRWAATLRAGVAEARGDRTVRGALLLVPAVAAVWGALDEYVSLLIRDLGVADATVPYLVLLVWAIVTVGSLFAGPAERLGTRGLAAMIAGSALALAMGAGVRTPAGIVLVGLAFAGFQLAEVLADVRLQHRIDDARRATLTSVASLGTELVTVAVFGAYTLLGASLAHSTVFVILSVPYLVTALVLGRGGGARNESPGGRPRTQ
- a CDS encoding carbon-nitrogen hydrolase family protein — translated: MRTALLQSSGRPGSVEGNLKVLDEAAGRAAAAGAALLAAPEMFLTGYAIGDDIARLAEPADGDSADTVAEIAERHGIAIAYGYPERVSHAVHNSAQLISADGVRLANYRKTHLFGCFERDHFEPGEQPVIQAELGGLTVGLMICYDVEFPENVRAHALAGTDLLLVPTAQMHPFQFVAESLVPVRAWESQMYVAYVNRVGQEGEFEFVGLSTLAGPDGVARARAGHGEELVFADADAALLADSRAANPYLTDRRPGLYRSLV
- a CDS encoding flavin monoamine oxidase family protein, producing the protein MTSTVPNAVEHADAQQPPITMFGPDFPYAYDDFLAHPAGLGQIPATEHGTEVAVIGGGLSGIVAAYELMKMGLRPVVYEADRIGGRLRTVGFDGQGTQGLTAEMGAMRFPPSSTALQHYIDLVGLETRPFPNPLAEATPSTVVDLKGESHYAETIADLPQVYRDVAEAWNRCLEEGADFTDMNRALRERDVPRIREIWARLVEKLDNQTFYGFLCDSEAFRSFRHREIFGQVGFGTGGWDTDFPNSILEILRVVYTEADDHHRGIVGGSQQLPLRLWEREPEKIVHWAQGTSLAALHQGGEPRPAVTRLHRTAGNRITVTDARGDIRTYAAAIFTAQSWMLLSKIACDDSLFPIDHWTAIERTHYMESSKLFVPVDRPFWLDKDEETGRDVMSMTLTDRMTRGTYLLDDGPDKPAVICLSYTWCDDSLKWLPLSANERMEVMLKSLGEIYPKVDIRKHVIGNPVTVSWENEPYFMGAFKANLPGHYRYQRRLFTHFMQDRLPEDKRGVFLAGDDISWTAGWAEGAIQTALNAVWGVMHHFGGETDATNPGPGDVYEEIAPVELPED
- a CDS encoding DUF5995 family protein, which translates into the protein MAQLEQFTTPLDAVVSRMRALEEDLPDRDGVAVFNRVYLAVTEAVDRCVDGGRFADARAAITLDVRFAERYLAAVDAVARERRPPACWRPLFQFRRHPGVRPLQFALAGINAHIGHDLALAVVDTCRSLDCEPADVEDEFDRVGDLLVSLEERIREDLMPGPDLLQIADPLTHLLGAWSLERAREATWTAARALWALRGLPDVAEEFTQRLDTAVGFAGRMLLTPLPD
- a CDS encoding glycoside hydrolase family 6 protein produces the protein MVAAASVVVAVGTATGMLSALGDRGGSDEARPGLVSGSPSPDSTPVLPSASEPAPPSASAPASPSAKVSASPSPEKASPGYGKTRTSTATRLYRYPSSQVLDWVQDNPRDRRAYVIESRIADRPAAVWFADYAPATITSRVRAVTSGGAAHDRVPVVVAYAIPDRDCGGASQGGAPDLGAYDAWIDRFAAGLGSGEVVVVLEPDSIAQSECLPAARRADRFASLARAGRVLKAANPEARVYYDAGHSGWRPAAEQAALLKQAGAASAASSDGIFSNVSNFHTTAAEIAYDRQILDALDGPPGLGAVIDTSRNGNGAPPGGEWCDPPGRKIGRAPTLDTGEPRIDAYLWVKLPGESDGCKGTPGTFSPSYAYELASP
- a CDS encoding MFS transporter, translated to MSDVVRASAEVRRARYAVAAVFAVHGAVTGSFATRVPWIQDHASVGAGQLGFALAFTAFGASCAMPLAARVSHRFGSRTALRGLIVLWTLSLVLPALAPNLYTLCLAMFVYGASAGMADVVMNALGVEVENLLGKSIMSGLHGMWSAGALVGSAGGTLAAHLGADARVHFALATACLTVLGVLACRWVLDVQAGADEEPPPRFALPPKSALLIGTVGFCAVFAEGASLDWSAVYLKDRLDSSAGLAAACTTGFMLTMAVARIAGDAVVNRFGSVRTVRLGGVLAAGGGLLIVVANHPAVAMTGFALMGLGIAVVVPLCFAAAGRSGPNPSQAIAGVATITYTSGLIAPSLLGGVAQATNLTVSFVLVTVLAGGLVAFAGVLRAGDRDRPKLSPTAAAVPDRQS
- a CDS encoding ROK family transcriptional regulator, with protein sequence MPASPSTARAINDRLALRLLQQEGPLTAGQLKQLTGLSRPSVADLVERLAAAGLIDVVGESGEQRRGPNARLYGIVADQAHLAALDVRTEGVSVVVSDLLGRVLAEASVPIEGDMGTGPAVERAVALVERAAKEAGVPELHTVGIGAPGLIDPVTGELRDSGGLPEWHRRLVLALQERLPNTRIHVENETNLAALAEQRDGAARDRDTFVLLWLGHGTGAAVVLDGILRRGASGGTGEIGFLPVPGTVGLPSAVDCEGGFHSLAGSSAIVRLAERHGPAVEVDGHEPPAAHVVREAVADGSADFLDALADRLAIGVASVVAILDPGCLVLGGEVGRAGGADLAARVESRVRRMSPLATEVRASTLGGEAVLRGALLTARDRAQDDLFAPR